The proteins below come from a single Rosa rugosa chromosome 2, drRosRugo1.1, whole genome shotgun sequence genomic window:
- the LOC133734188 gene encoding probable LRR receptor-like serine/threonine-protein kinase At1g53420 isoform X3, whose protein sequence is MGTEASARLVSKFIIFCLIFTLWQLGSEFKNRSIAQTLPDEEVRAFKQVAKKLGLNLGYPGVFLDGSFCNQSLFLGIGCNCTFQNDTICHIRKIELSASGLTGVIPDELANLTHLESLDLSMNQLTGSIPASLGNLSWLNDLDISNNQLIGSIPESLGNIKFQAHYSIKKVDMIREYFNLDLSSNHLSGSIPVTLGKLAVPSAANSGSPLALSLDLSNNQLTGPIPESLGNLTFGNTHIYLYDNFLSGSIPASLGALSHLRTLDLHNNGIFGTLPQTLGNLTYLRGFKVGSNSITGTLPKSFASLQSLTKFSAAGNYLSGPLPDFIANWTEIEELAISDVGADSNFQFPPSTHVTTSFFHRILILRNCSITGQIPSYIGNMSSLSNLDLSFNNLTGRIPDALKNLNLSYISFSNNMLSGEIPDWIQNANWSKIDLSYNNFSKPTFEKSSKLDWNLFSCCCNFSTCLPNTTDPTTEKYCPRPNYHSLFINCGGGEPIKVDGNVYDQDNDTLQFYLSPKGNWARSSAGSTVDAFNSSEFLKSMRCGLSSEATLYKSARSSPVSLKYYGFCLRKGKYRVILHFAEIVCEDMSYKSTDKRIFDVYIQGERKLRDFNIIEKAGGPNLVHGENFTAVNVNDGVLEIHFYSAGKGTLQGPLISAISVTPEYKLHKQLSPLHIALITVASIIAFVLLLLLFAWMMGWLGTDHLQEIDIGLEKPVTLKQLKVATGNFSKRKEIGQGGFGTVYKAEVQGKIVAVKKLSSHSEERINQLKNEFYALKSMSQENLVQLLDVYNAKGLHLLIYEYMQNKSLAHALFDSKSKLKLDWEARFNICLGIARGLAYLHEHPRLKMVHRDIKSANILLDGNLKAKISDFGLASLYTEDDQFKFVKVEVTEGYMAPEYVRGVVTSKADVYSFGVVILETVSGRKNAGHKRDSQETEFLLDTACDLQRKGKLVDLVDKTLSNKYDAKQAIIILNLAVKCINISPTLRPTMSEVVSVLVGDKKIEEICSSDQIEDINDPHVKDIAEFAVSKYNKKSGKKLELQSVVKGETRVVPGENYRLVIAVKDNSVAAKYEGVVYERFWEHTRELLSFDSHIAQVDSSVSMEVTSRASTPSNLIKGEDETEHISESTP, encoded by the exons ATGGGTACTGAGGCTTCAGCAAGACTTGTTAGTAAATTTATAATTTTCTGCCTCATCTTCACTCTTTGGCAGCTTGGTTCTGAATTCAAAAATCGGAGTATAGCTCAAACGTTGCCCGATGAAGAAG TGAGAGCTTTTAAGCAAGTAGCAAAAAAGTTGGGGTTAAACCTTGGATATCCTGGAGTGTTCTTAGATGGCTCATTCTGCAACCAGAGCTTATTTCTTGGCATCGGCTGTAACTGCACTTTTCAAAACGACACCATCTGCCATATCAGAAAAAT TGAACTGAGTGCTAGCGGTTTGACTGGAGTTATACCTGATGAACTGGCCAATCTCACACATCTAGAGAGCCT GGATCTCAGTATGAATCAATTGACTGGTTCCATACCTGCTAGCTTGGGGAATTTATCTTGGCTCAATGACCT GGATATTTCGAACAATCAATTGATCGGGTCCATTCCAGAGAGTTTGGGGAATATAAAATTTCAAGCGCA CTACTCCATTAAGAAGGTTGACATGATTCGGGAGTACTTTAATCT GGATCTTTCAAGCAATCATTTGAGTGGATCCATACCCGTCACTTTAGGGAAATTGGCTGTCCCATC GGCTGCCAACAGCGGATCGCCCCTAGCGCTCTCCCT GGATCTTTCAAACAATCAATTGACCGGGCCTATACCAGAGAGCTTAGGGAATTTGACTTTTGGGAACACACATAT ttatctGTACGACAACTTTCTCAGCGGCTCTATACCAGCATCTTTGGGTGCATTGTCTCATCTCCGGACACT GGATTTGCATAACAATGGAATCTTTGGTACTCTCCCACAGACACTTGGAAATTTGACATACCTTCGAGGCTT CAAGGTCGGATCCAACAGTATCACCGGCACATTACCAAAAAGTTTTGCCAGCCTTCAATCGCTGACGAAATT TTCTGCAGCTGGTAACTATTTGTCTGGCCCTTTACCTGACTTCATAGCCAACTGGACTGAAATCGAAGAACT GGCAATAAGTGACGTCGGAGCAGACTCTAATTTCCAGTTCCCACCATCTACACATGTGACGACAAGTTTTTTTCATCGTATTCT GATACTAAGAAACTGCTCAATCACTGGTCAAATTCCTTCTTACATTGGAAATATGTCATCATTATCGAACCT AGACTTGAGCTTCAACAACTTAACGGGTAGAATCCCAGATGCTTTGAAAAACTTAAATTTAAGTTACAT ATCTTTTTCAAACAATATGCTTTCTGGGGAAATTCCTGATTGGATTCAAAATGCAAACTGGAGTAAGAT TGATCTTTCATACAATAATTTTTCAAAACCAACATTTGAAAAATCGTCCAAGTTAGACTG GAATTTGTTTTCCTGCTGCTGCAACTTCTCAACCTGTCTGCCAAATAC AACGGACCCAACCACGGAGAAGTATTGTCCAAGGCCTAATT ACCATTCATTGTTTATAAATTGTGGTGGTGGGGAGCCGATTAAGGTTGATGGAAATGTATATGATCAAGATAATGATACATTACAGTTTTACCTAAGTCCAAAAGGAAACTGGGCTCGAAGTAGTGCTGGAAGCACCGTTGATGCCTTCAATTCCAGTGAATTCTTAAAAAGCATGAGATGTGGGCTTTCCTCTGAAGCAACTTTATACAAGAGTGCTCGCAGTTCCCCGGTCTCTCTAAAATATTACGGGTTCTGTTTACGTAAAGGCAAATACAGGGTAATACTTCATTTTGCTGAAATTGTTTGCGAGGATATGAGTTACAAAAGTACAGATAAACGCATATTTGACGTATATATTCag GGTGAGAGGAAACTAAGGGATTTCAACATTATAGAGAAGGCAGGAGGTCCGAATTTAGTACATGGAGAAAATTTCACAGCGGTTAATGTAAATGATGGTGTATTAGAGATCCACTTCTACTCGGCGGGAAAAGGGACTCTTCAGGGACCTCTCATATCTGCTATATCCGTAACTCCAG AGTACAAGCTACACAAACAACTATCTCCTTTGCACATAGCGCTCATTACTGTGGCCTCAATCATAGCTTTCGTATTGCTTTTATTGCTTTTTGCCTGGATGATGGGATGGCTGGGTACAGATCACTTACAAG AAATAGATATAGGTCTAGAAAAGCCTGTCACCCTCAAACAATTAAAAGTTGCTACAGGGAATTTTAGCAAGAGGAAAGAGATTGGTCAAGGGGGTTTTGGGACCGTTTACAAG GCTGAAGTGCAAGGAAAAATTGTAGCTGTGAAGAAACTTTCCTCTCATTCAGAGGAAAGGATAAATCAGTTGAAAAATGAGTTTTATGCTTTGAAATCAATGAGTCAAGAGAACCTTGTTCAGTTACTGGACGTTTACAATGCAAAAGGCCTGCATTTGCTCATCTATGAATATATGCAAAACAAATCCCTTGCACACGCTTTATTTG ACTCAAAGTCCAAATTGAAACTTGATTGGGAAGCTAGGTTTAACATTTGCTTGGGAATAGCTAGGGGATTGGCGTATCTACATGAGCATCCCAGGCTGAAGATGGTTCACAGGGACATTAAATCAGCTAATATTCTTCTCGATGGAAACCTCAAGGCTAAAATATCAGACTTTGGATTGGCAAGCCTTTACACCGAAGATGATCAATTCAAGTTCGTCAAAGTAGAAGTGACAGA GGGATATATGGCACCCGAGTATGTTCGAGGAGTTGTGACATCTAAAGCTGATGTCTACAGTTTTGGGGTGGTTATACTTGAAACTGTTAGTGGAAGGAAAAATGCAGGACACAAGCGAGATAGCCAGGAAACTGAATTTCTTTTAGACACG GCTTGTGATTTACAGCGAAAAGGAAAGTTGGTGGACTTGGTTGATAAAACCTTGTCTAACAAATATGATGCAAAACAAGCCATCATCATCTTGAATTTAGCAGTAAAGTGCATCAATATATCGCCAACTCTGAGGCCTACTATGTCTGAAGTTGTGAGTGTTCTCGTTGGCGACAAAAAAATTGAGGAGATCTGTTCCTCTGATCAGATTGAGGACATCAACGACCCCCATGTGAAGGATATCGCAGAGTTCGCAGTGTCGAAGTACAACAAGAAATCCGGGAAGAAGCTGGAGTTACAGAGCGTGGTGAAGGGCGAGACTCGGGTCGTCCCCGGCGAGAATTACCGGCTCGTCATCGCAGTCAAGGATAACTCGGTGGCGGCCAAGTACGAGGGCGTTGTGTATGAGAGGTTTTGGGAGCATACTAGGGAATTGCTCTCCTTCGATAGTCACATTGCACAAGTTGATTCCTCTGTTTCTATGGAAGTAACCTCGAGAGCATCCACACCATCCAATTTGATCAAAGGGGAAGATGAAACAGAACACATTTCTGAGAGTACCCCCTAG
- the LOC133734188 gene encoding probable LRR receptor-like serine/threonine-protein kinase At1g53420 isoform X1, translated as MGTEASARLVSKFIIFCLIFTLWQLGSEFKNRSIAQTLPDEEVRAFKQVAKKLGLNLGYPGVFLDGSFCNQSLFLGIGCNCTFQNDTICHIRKIELSASGLTGVIPDELANLTHLESLDLSMNQLTGSIPASLGNLSWLNDLDISNNQLIGSIPESLGNIKFQAHYSIKKVDMIREYFNLDLSSNHLSGSIPVTLGKLAVPSAANSGSPLALSLDLSNNQLTGPIPESLGNLTFGNTHIYLYDNFLSGSIPASLGALSHLRTLDLHNNGIFGTLPQTLGNLTYLRGFKVGSNSITGTLPKSFASLQSLTKFSAAGNYLSGPLPDFIANWTEIEELYLNGNNFHGRIPAGIFNISYLQILAISDVGADSNFQFPPSTHVTTSFFHRILILRNCSITGQIPSYIGNMSSLSNLDLSFNNLTGRIPDALKNLNLSYISFSNNMLSGEIPDWIQNANWSKIDLSYNNFSKPTFEKSSKLDWNLFSCCCNFSTCLPNTTDPTTEKYCPRPNYHSLFINCGGGEPIKVDGNVYDQDNDTLQFYLSPKGNWARSSAGSTVDAFNSSEFLKSMRCGLSSEATLYKSARSSPVSLKYYGFCLRKGKYRVILHFAEIVCEDMSYKSTDKRIFDVYIQGERKLRDFNIIEKAGGPNLVHGENFTAVNVNDGVLEIHFYSAGKGTLQGPLISAISVTPEYKLHKQLSPLHIALITVASIIAFVLLLLLFAWMMGWLGTDHLQEIDIGLEKPVTLKQLKVATGNFSKRKEIGQGGFGTVYKAEVQGKIVAVKKLSSHSEERINQLKNEFYALKSMSQENLVQLLDVYNAKGLHLLIYEYMQNKSLAHALFDSKSKLKLDWEARFNICLGIARGLAYLHEHPRLKMVHRDIKSANILLDGNLKAKISDFGLASLYTEDDQFKFVKVEVTEGYMAPEYVRGVVTSKADVYSFGVVILETVSGRKNAGHKRDSQETEFLLDTACDLQRKGKLVDLVDKTLSNKYDAKQAIIILNLAVKCINISPTLRPTMSEVVSVLVGDKKIEEICSSDQIEDINDPHVKDIAEFAVSKYNKKSGKKLELQSVVKGETRVVPGENYRLVIAVKDNSVAAKYEGVVYERFWEHTRELLSFDSHIAQVDSSVSMEVTSRASTPSNLIKGEDETEHISESTP; from the exons ATGGGTACTGAGGCTTCAGCAAGACTTGTTAGTAAATTTATAATTTTCTGCCTCATCTTCACTCTTTGGCAGCTTGGTTCTGAATTCAAAAATCGGAGTATAGCTCAAACGTTGCCCGATGAAGAAG TGAGAGCTTTTAAGCAAGTAGCAAAAAAGTTGGGGTTAAACCTTGGATATCCTGGAGTGTTCTTAGATGGCTCATTCTGCAACCAGAGCTTATTTCTTGGCATCGGCTGTAACTGCACTTTTCAAAACGACACCATCTGCCATATCAGAAAAAT TGAACTGAGTGCTAGCGGTTTGACTGGAGTTATACCTGATGAACTGGCCAATCTCACACATCTAGAGAGCCT GGATCTCAGTATGAATCAATTGACTGGTTCCATACCTGCTAGCTTGGGGAATTTATCTTGGCTCAATGACCT GGATATTTCGAACAATCAATTGATCGGGTCCATTCCAGAGAGTTTGGGGAATATAAAATTTCAAGCGCA CTACTCCATTAAGAAGGTTGACATGATTCGGGAGTACTTTAATCT GGATCTTTCAAGCAATCATTTGAGTGGATCCATACCCGTCACTTTAGGGAAATTGGCTGTCCCATC GGCTGCCAACAGCGGATCGCCCCTAGCGCTCTCCCT GGATCTTTCAAACAATCAATTGACCGGGCCTATACCAGAGAGCTTAGGGAATTTGACTTTTGGGAACACACATAT ttatctGTACGACAACTTTCTCAGCGGCTCTATACCAGCATCTTTGGGTGCATTGTCTCATCTCCGGACACT GGATTTGCATAACAATGGAATCTTTGGTACTCTCCCACAGACACTTGGAAATTTGACATACCTTCGAGGCTT CAAGGTCGGATCCAACAGTATCACCGGCACATTACCAAAAAGTTTTGCCAGCCTTCAATCGCTGACGAAATT TTCTGCAGCTGGTAACTATTTGTCTGGCCCTTTACCTGACTTCATAGCCAACTGGACTGAAATCGAAGAACT TTATCTCAACGGAAACAATTTCCACGGAAGGATACCTGCCGGAATTTTTAATATATCGTATCTACAAATTTT GGCAATAAGTGACGTCGGAGCAGACTCTAATTTCCAGTTCCCACCATCTACACATGTGACGACAAGTTTTTTTCATCGTATTCT GATACTAAGAAACTGCTCAATCACTGGTCAAATTCCTTCTTACATTGGAAATATGTCATCATTATCGAACCT AGACTTGAGCTTCAACAACTTAACGGGTAGAATCCCAGATGCTTTGAAAAACTTAAATTTAAGTTACAT ATCTTTTTCAAACAATATGCTTTCTGGGGAAATTCCTGATTGGATTCAAAATGCAAACTGGAGTAAGAT TGATCTTTCATACAATAATTTTTCAAAACCAACATTTGAAAAATCGTCCAAGTTAGACTG GAATTTGTTTTCCTGCTGCTGCAACTTCTCAACCTGTCTGCCAAATAC AACGGACCCAACCACGGAGAAGTATTGTCCAAGGCCTAATT ACCATTCATTGTTTATAAATTGTGGTGGTGGGGAGCCGATTAAGGTTGATGGAAATGTATATGATCAAGATAATGATACATTACAGTTTTACCTAAGTCCAAAAGGAAACTGGGCTCGAAGTAGTGCTGGAAGCACCGTTGATGCCTTCAATTCCAGTGAATTCTTAAAAAGCATGAGATGTGGGCTTTCCTCTGAAGCAACTTTATACAAGAGTGCTCGCAGTTCCCCGGTCTCTCTAAAATATTACGGGTTCTGTTTACGTAAAGGCAAATACAGGGTAATACTTCATTTTGCTGAAATTGTTTGCGAGGATATGAGTTACAAAAGTACAGATAAACGCATATTTGACGTATATATTCag GGTGAGAGGAAACTAAGGGATTTCAACATTATAGAGAAGGCAGGAGGTCCGAATTTAGTACATGGAGAAAATTTCACAGCGGTTAATGTAAATGATGGTGTATTAGAGATCCACTTCTACTCGGCGGGAAAAGGGACTCTTCAGGGACCTCTCATATCTGCTATATCCGTAACTCCAG AGTACAAGCTACACAAACAACTATCTCCTTTGCACATAGCGCTCATTACTGTGGCCTCAATCATAGCTTTCGTATTGCTTTTATTGCTTTTTGCCTGGATGATGGGATGGCTGGGTACAGATCACTTACAAG AAATAGATATAGGTCTAGAAAAGCCTGTCACCCTCAAACAATTAAAAGTTGCTACAGGGAATTTTAGCAAGAGGAAAGAGATTGGTCAAGGGGGTTTTGGGACCGTTTACAAG GCTGAAGTGCAAGGAAAAATTGTAGCTGTGAAGAAACTTTCCTCTCATTCAGAGGAAAGGATAAATCAGTTGAAAAATGAGTTTTATGCTTTGAAATCAATGAGTCAAGAGAACCTTGTTCAGTTACTGGACGTTTACAATGCAAAAGGCCTGCATTTGCTCATCTATGAATATATGCAAAACAAATCCCTTGCACACGCTTTATTTG ACTCAAAGTCCAAATTGAAACTTGATTGGGAAGCTAGGTTTAACATTTGCTTGGGAATAGCTAGGGGATTGGCGTATCTACATGAGCATCCCAGGCTGAAGATGGTTCACAGGGACATTAAATCAGCTAATATTCTTCTCGATGGAAACCTCAAGGCTAAAATATCAGACTTTGGATTGGCAAGCCTTTACACCGAAGATGATCAATTCAAGTTCGTCAAAGTAGAAGTGACAGA GGGATATATGGCACCCGAGTATGTTCGAGGAGTTGTGACATCTAAAGCTGATGTCTACAGTTTTGGGGTGGTTATACTTGAAACTGTTAGTGGAAGGAAAAATGCAGGACACAAGCGAGATAGCCAGGAAACTGAATTTCTTTTAGACACG GCTTGTGATTTACAGCGAAAAGGAAAGTTGGTGGACTTGGTTGATAAAACCTTGTCTAACAAATATGATGCAAAACAAGCCATCATCATCTTGAATTTAGCAGTAAAGTGCATCAATATATCGCCAACTCTGAGGCCTACTATGTCTGAAGTTGTGAGTGTTCTCGTTGGCGACAAAAAAATTGAGGAGATCTGTTCCTCTGATCAGATTGAGGACATCAACGACCCCCATGTGAAGGATATCGCAGAGTTCGCAGTGTCGAAGTACAACAAGAAATCCGGGAAGAAGCTGGAGTTACAGAGCGTGGTGAAGGGCGAGACTCGGGTCGTCCCCGGCGAGAATTACCGGCTCGTCATCGCAGTCAAGGATAACTCGGTGGCGGCCAAGTACGAGGGCGTTGTGTATGAGAGGTTTTGGGAGCATACTAGGGAATTGCTCTCCTTCGATAGTCACATTGCACAAGTTGATTCCTCTGTTTCTATGGAAGTAACCTCGAGAGCATCCACACCATCCAATTTGATCAAAGGGGAAGATGAAACAGAACACATTTCTGAGAGTACCCCCTAG
- the LOC133734188 gene encoding probable LRR receptor-like serine/threonine-protein kinase At1g53420 isoform X4 yields MGTEASARLVSKFIIFCLIFTLWQLGSEFKNRSIAQTLPDEEVRAFKQVAKKLGLNLGYPGVFLDGSFCNQSLFLGIGCNCTFQNDTICHIRKIELSASGLTGVIPDELANLTHLESLDISNNQLIGSIPESLGNIKFQAHYSIKKVDMIREYFNLDLSSNHLSGSIPVTLGKLAVPSAANSGSPLALSLDLSNNQLTGPIPESLGNLTFGNTHIYLYDNFLSGSIPASLGALSHLRTLDLHNNGIFGTLPQTLGNLTYLRGFKVGSNSITGTLPKSFASLQSLTKFSAAGNYLSGPLPDFIANWTEIEELYLNGNNFHGRIPAGIFNISYLQILAISDVGADSNFQFPPSTHVTTSFFHRILILRNCSITGQIPSYIGNMSSLSNLDLSFNNLTGRIPDALKNLNLSYISFSNNMLSGEIPDWIQNANWSKIDLSYNNFSKPTFEKSSKLDWNLFSCCCNFSTCLPNTTDPTTEKYCPRPNYHSLFINCGGGEPIKVDGNVYDQDNDTLQFYLSPKGNWARSSAGSTVDAFNSSEFLKSMRCGLSSEATLYKSARSSPVSLKYYGFCLRKGKYRVILHFAEIVCEDMSYKSTDKRIFDVYIQGERKLRDFNIIEKAGGPNLVHGENFTAVNVNDGVLEIHFYSAGKGTLQGPLISAISVTPEYKLHKQLSPLHIALITVASIIAFVLLLLLFAWMMGWLGTDHLQEIDIGLEKPVTLKQLKVATGNFSKRKEIGQGGFGTVYKAEVQGKIVAVKKLSSHSEERINQLKNEFYALKSMSQENLVQLLDVYNAKGLHLLIYEYMQNKSLAHALFDSKSKLKLDWEARFNICLGIARGLAYLHEHPRLKMVHRDIKSANILLDGNLKAKISDFGLASLYTEDDQFKFVKVEVTEGYMAPEYVRGVVTSKADVYSFGVVILETVSGRKNAGHKRDSQETEFLLDTACDLQRKGKLVDLVDKTLSNKYDAKQAIIILNLAVKCINISPTLRPTMSEVVSVLVGDKKIEEICSSDQIEDINDPHVKDIAEFAVSKYNKKSGKKLELQSVVKGETRVVPGENYRLVIAVKDNSVAAKYEGVVYERFWEHTRELLSFDSHIAQVDSSVSMEVTSRASTPSNLIKGEDETEHISESTP; encoded by the exons ATGGGTACTGAGGCTTCAGCAAGACTTGTTAGTAAATTTATAATTTTCTGCCTCATCTTCACTCTTTGGCAGCTTGGTTCTGAATTCAAAAATCGGAGTATAGCTCAAACGTTGCCCGATGAAGAAG TGAGAGCTTTTAAGCAAGTAGCAAAAAAGTTGGGGTTAAACCTTGGATATCCTGGAGTGTTCTTAGATGGCTCATTCTGCAACCAGAGCTTATTTCTTGGCATCGGCTGTAACTGCACTTTTCAAAACGACACCATCTGCCATATCAGAAAAAT TGAACTGAGTGCTAGCGGTTTGACTGGAGTTATACCTGATGAACTGGCCAATCTCACACATCTAGAGAGCCT GGATATTTCGAACAATCAATTGATCGGGTCCATTCCAGAGAGTTTGGGGAATATAAAATTTCAAGCGCA CTACTCCATTAAGAAGGTTGACATGATTCGGGAGTACTTTAATCT GGATCTTTCAAGCAATCATTTGAGTGGATCCATACCCGTCACTTTAGGGAAATTGGCTGTCCCATC GGCTGCCAACAGCGGATCGCCCCTAGCGCTCTCCCT GGATCTTTCAAACAATCAATTGACCGGGCCTATACCAGAGAGCTTAGGGAATTTGACTTTTGGGAACACACATAT ttatctGTACGACAACTTTCTCAGCGGCTCTATACCAGCATCTTTGGGTGCATTGTCTCATCTCCGGACACT GGATTTGCATAACAATGGAATCTTTGGTACTCTCCCACAGACACTTGGAAATTTGACATACCTTCGAGGCTT CAAGGTCGGATCCAACAGTATCACCGGCACATTACCAAAAAGTTTTGCCAGCCTTCAATCGCTGACGAAATT TTCTGCAGCTGGTAACTATTTGTCTGGCCCTTTACCTGACTTCATAGCCAACTGGACTGAAATCGAAGAACT TTATCTCAACGGAAACAATTTCCACGGAAGGATACCTGCCGGAATTTTTAATATATCGTATCTACAAATTTT GGCAATAAGTGACGTCGGAGCAGACTCTAATTTCCAGTTCCCACCATCTACACATGTGACGACAAGTTTTTTTCATCGTATTCT GATACTAAGAAACTGCTCAATCACTGGTCAAATTCCTTCTTACATTGGAAATATGTCATCATTATCGAACCT AGACTTGAGCTTCAACAACTTAACGGGTAGAATCCCAGATGCTTTGAAAAACTTAAATTTAAGTTACAT ATCTTTTTCAAACAATATGCTTTCTGGGGAAATTCCTGATTGGATTCAAAATGCAAACTGGAGTAAGAT TGATCTTTCATACAATAATTTTTCAAAACCAACATTTGAAAAATCGTCCAAGTTAGACTG GAATTTGTTTTCCTGCTGCTGCAACTTCTCAACCTGTCTGCCAAATAC AACGGACCCAACCACGGAGAAGTATTGTCCAAGGCCTAATT ACCATTCATTGTTTATAAATTGTGGTGGTGGGGAGCCGATTAAGGTTGATGGAAATGTATATGATCAAGATAATGATACATTACAGTTTTACCTAAGTCCAAAAGGAAACTGGGCTCGAAGTAGTGCTGGAAGCACCGTTGATGCCTTCAATTCCAGTGAATTCTTAAAAAGCATGAGATGTGGGCTTTCCTCTGAAGCAACTTTATACAAGAGTGCTCGCAGTTCCCCGGTCTCTCTAAAATATTACGGGTTCTGTTTACGTAAAGGCAAATACAGGGTAATACTTCATTTTGCTGAAATTGTTTGCGAGGATATGAGTTACAAAAGTACAGATAAACGCATATTTGACGTATATATTCag GGTGAGAGGAAACTAAGGGATTTCAACATTATAGAGAAGGCAGGAGGTCCGAATTTAGTACATGGAGAAAATTTCACAGCGGTTAATGTAAATGATGGTGTATTAGAGATCCACTTCTACTCGGCGGGAAAAGGGACTCTTCAGGGACCTCTCATATCTGCTATATCCGTAACTCCAG AGTACAAGCTACACAAACAACTATCTCCTTTGCACATAGCGCTCATTACTGTGGCCTCAATCATAGCTTTCGTATTGCTTTTATTGCTTTTTGCCTGGATGATGGGATGGCTGGGTACAGATCACTTACAAG AAATAGATATAGGTCTAGAAAAGCCTGTCACCCTCAAACAATTAAAAGTTGCTACAGGGAATTTTAGCAAGAGGAAAGAGATTGGTCAAGGGGGTTTTGGGACCGTTTACAAG GCTGAAGTGCAAGGAAAAATTGTAGCTGTGAAGAAACTTTCCTCTCATTCAGAGGAAAGGATAAATCAGTTGAAAAATGAGTTTTATGCTTTGAAATCAATGAGTCAAGAGAACCTTGTTCAGTTACTGGACGTTTACAATGCAAAAGGCCTGCATTTGCTCATCTATGAATATATGCAAAACAAATCCCTTGCACACGCTTTATTTG ACTCAAAGTCCAAATTGAAACTTGATTGGGAAGCTAGGTTTAACATTTGCTTGGGAATAGCTAGGGGATTGGCGTATCTACATGAGCATCCCAGGCTGAAGATGGTTCACAGGGACATTAAATCAGCTAATATTCTTCTCGATGGAAACCTCAAGGCTAAAATATCAGACTTTGGATTGGCAAGCCTTTACACCGAAGATGATCAATTCAAGTTCGTCAAAGTAGAAGTGACAGA GGGATATATGGCACCCGAGTATGTTCGAGGAGTTGTGACATCTAAAGCTGATGTCTACAGTTTTGGGGTGGTTATACTTGAAACTGTTAGTGGAAGGAAAAATGCAGGACACAAGCGAGATAGCCAGGAAACTGAATTTCTTTTAGACACG GCTTGTGATTTACAGCGAAAAGGAAAGTTGGTGGACTTGGTTGATAAAACCTTGTCTAACAAATATGATGCAAAACAAGCCATCATCATCTTGAATTTAGCAGTAAAGTGCATCAATATATCGCCAACTCTGAGGCCTACTATGTCTGAAGTTGTGAGTGTTCTCGTTGGCGACAAAAAAATTGAGGAGATCTGTTCCTCTGATCAGATTGAGGACATCAACGACCCCCATGTGAAGGATATCGCAGAGTTCGCAGTGTCGAAGTACAACAAGAAATCCGGGAAGAAGCTGGAGTTACAGAGCGTGGTGAAGGGCGAGACTCGGGTCGTCCCCGGCGAGAATTACCGGCTCGTCATCGCAGTCAAGGATAACTCGGTGGCGGCCAAGTACGAGGGCGTTGTGTATGAGAGGTTTTGGGAGCATACTAGGGAATTGCTCTCCTTCGATAGTCACATTGCACAAGTTGATTCCTCTGTTTCTATGGAAGTAACCTCGAGAGCATCCACACCATCCAATTTGATCAAAGGGGAAGATGAAACAGAACACATTTCTGAGAGTACCCCCTAG